AGCATTGGATTTTGAACGGAAAAAAATTTACCTCTCATGAGTTTTCacttttatctatttatttgtgATGATGGTCATGATGTTTTGTAACCAGCTCATGCAAGATGATGGTATATATgagattaaattttgtaaggatgTGGTATGTTTTATTTTCCAATCTCAACATGCTACTTCattttattacatatttaagaataagtaCAACCAAACCCAATCAATTCTGTTATCCATGTTTAAATTTAACCAAATTAGCAGTTTATtgagtttatcaaaaaaaaaaaaaaaaagagtttattgAAATGTTATTAGATGAttgtaaatatattaaattttaagtaaaatgttgATATGAAAATCTCTCATTGGATAGTGGGTTTTACATCCCATCCTTACCAAATTTAGactcatatataaataatacacaAGATagtttactctttttctttttttttttaacaaacattCCAtatgttcctcaaaaaaaaaaaaaaaaaaaatccatatcatTAATCAGCCAATGAAATAGAATTTACAAGCAACATGTCTCTTTCCCGTGCATCCCGTACATCAGGGGGTAGGTAGTAATTATTACACTTGAGAAcaggagaaaagagagaaacagTCTTAGTTAGAGCATGAGCTATGACATTACATTCTCTCTTTacccaacaaaaacaacaattagCAAAATAAGCTTTGAGCTCCACAGGATTGGCCAGCAAGGTCTTTGCATTCCAGTGACAATTCTGAACATCCCCATTAATTGCATCAAAGCATAGCTTTGCATCTCCTTCAATCACaatattttggaatttttcCTCCATGGCAAGATTTAGAGCCCATACAATGGCAGCTGCTTCTGCTGCAATTGGTTCACACTTTGGGAGTGTCCTAGCCCAAGCTTTGACAACACCACCAGCCTCATTTCTAGCCATAACTGCTATGGAAGTACTGACCTGGGACAGCTGCATCTACATTTAACTTAATAAATCCAGTTGGTGGGTTTTTCCAGCACAATTGTTTCACACTTACTGACCTTATTGCTGGCTAGAGAGGGTAGGGCCctcgaaaattgaaaattccTTATTTGAGCTGTCAGAGGAtgcaatttgtttttaataataagaaattgatgACATCTTTGTGCACTTCCAAGAAGATaagagattattttattttatttttatagttataATGAAGGAAGGAATCTAAATCTTTGACgttattgtttaaaatattatagAGTGCTATTTAATTGAGTTTTTGGCtcagagaaattttttttttgagaagcataGAGAGATTTCAAAATATAGGGATGGTGACTTTGAATATTcaaccccccccaaaaaaaaaaaactaataaatgaGTATGATTAGTTagactttatagtttatatagaGAGTGAAGATCGAGAAGGCCTGTCCAAATCATTAGGTCTAACATCTCTATGCGTTTTTTTCTGTCGGCATTTTCAAAGCAAAGAATTACAAGTCTGACAAACAGAAATTTCATcttttataagttataactaaaTTTCTTTGTTATGTAATCTTGCATCCCATCCCCAACCATACACCATTTTATGGGATTAAATTAaaggaaacaacaaaaaaagaaaaagaaaaaagaagctagTAATAAGCGAGAACAATATCttttaaaggccattaaaaCAATCAAATTTAGCAGAACAATGAACATAATGGCGGAAGATCCCATAACTCTTCAGCAGAATCCTGAACAGCTTCCATATACTCATGCACCCCATTCATTGCATATAGCGAAGCTGATATCTGTCTTTCAACTTTCATCCTTTCAAATTCTGAAATCTCCAACTCGGCTGTGTCTGTGTCAGGCAAAGTTAAATTCTTTGGCAAATCCAACGCTTCTTGAGTAAACGAAAATCGATCAAACCCAAGCCCGAAACCGCATGAAGGATCAGATTGAGAAGAACCCAACTCAAATTCCTCTCTGCAGTTGCTTAAATCTGGTTTGTACGCACCATCAAACAACCGGATATCTTGACTGGAAAGAGAGTTTACACAGCTGCTTGTGGAAGTAGTGGAACTACTACTAATATTAGTACCAGTACTAATAGTGGGAGTAACAGTAGGAGTACAACTAGTACTAGAGGCATCAACATTAACCTGTTGTTCTATGGctccctttttgtttttgaggagATTTCGAATCCTACAGGCGAGAGGAGAATCCAAAGACACATGGGTAATGAAGTTGGTGCGAGTATTTGATCCGCGAAGAAGGCAAGCGGCTTCATCATAAGCTCGGGCAGCCTCTTCAGCGGTCTCAAATGTGCCAAGCCACATCCTTATCTTCTGTGTAGTGTCTTTAATCTCAGCTACCCATCTCCCAGAAGGCCTTTGCCTCACTCCAACAAACTTGTTTGTGTTACTAGTGTTTCTGTTTCTTACCTTGAACTTGCTATCTTTGCTGATGGGAATGCCTGCTTTTTTATGCTGCGTAGTCTTTTGTTGTTGGAACTGGATCTCCATTGCAAATTGTCCACAATAGAATAATTAAGGGGGGGTTGAGATATAGGGGTGGTGATTTAAAGAAGAGATCTGTTTTTAGCTCTATAAGTTGGTGGAGAGCTCGTCTACATGTTCTTATTGGTTGAATGTTATGGATTGGAGGTCGGAGTTTTCTATAAGCAATTTGGTCTTTAAGAGTTTCACGGACTCATTCGCAGGTGTTGGTTTCTACTTGTCATCTTATGATATTATTATACACATTGTGGACAAACCATCACTTAATTAATTCAGTTAATCTACCATTCAGTTAAtctacctcaaaaaaaaaaaaaaaattcagttaattgattcttttttctctttctaatgTACCCTTGCTTTGACTTTTATCAAATGACTAATCTACCCTCATATTTTGTTTGTATCAAATGAGTACTGGTAAAAGTTAAACAACCTCATGAACCCCAATTTCTTCAAACTCAAACATAATTCTAGAACATATATCCTGCATTAGTCACTTTCACCTAGTAAATAGTAGTAAATAGAGTAGTAACTCCAACAGAATAGAAAACtctttttcttataataataataataataataatgatagaatttgaaaattataagcTTGGtacatcatatttttatttgtattatcAAGCGAAAACaccaataaatttatttttagtgtAGATTGAATTTCGatctaaatattaaattattttactagTTTATTTTTAGCGTAGACTGAATTCAAATCTAAATATTAAATTACTTTAATAGTTGAAATAACTTGAATCCATGTAGAAAACTTAATTTCAAACCTAAAAAATATGTCTAACAAGGGATGAATTGCCAAGATCCAACAATAGAAAAAGAATATGGGTAACATAATTTTTACTATATAATGTTTACAAAATACATTAATTTTTAAGcacaacataaaaaaataattaagaaatttattcattatgatattaatgtaatattaatcaaatttattctcatgtaaatttattttagtaaaaCTTGATATAACATGTTTCCTGTTGAATACTTATCACTGCAAGGACATTAAAGGTAATTCAGGAAGCACACAAGGGTGTCCTAAAAAAATGGTGGAAAACAATCTAGGGTATTATATATATCCTTGGCCCACCTAGAGGGGTTCAGAGATGCTCACTACTGTCTTCCCTCTGCCCAAGTCAAGC
This genomic stretch from Castanea sativa cultivar Marrone di Chiusa Pesio chromosome 9, ASM4071231v1 harbors:
- the LOC142609029 gene encoding uncharacterized protein LOC142609029, with protein sequence MARNEAGGVVKAWARTLPKCEPIAAEAAAIVWALNLAMEEKFQNIVIEGDAKLCFDAINGDVQNCHWNAKTLLANPVELKAYFANCCFCWVKRECNVIAHALTKTVSLFSPVLKCNNYYLPPDVRDARERDMLLVNSISLAD
- the LOC142611409 gene encoding ethylene-responsive transcription factor ERN1-like, encoding MEIQFQQQKTTQHKKAGIPISKDSKFKVRNRNTSNTNKFVGVRQRPSGRWVAEIKDTTQKIRMWLGTFETAEEAARAYDEAACLLRGSNTRTNFITHVSLDSPLACRIRNLLKNKKGAIEQQVNVDASSTSCTPTVTPTISTGTNISSSSTTSTSSCVNSLSSQDIRLFDGAYKPDLSNCREEFELGSSQSDPSCGFGLGFDRFSFTQEALDLPKNLTLPDTDTAELEISEFERMKVERQISASLYAMNGVHEYMEAVQDSAEELWDLPPLCSLFC